A single window of Pseudomonas benzenivorans DNA harbors:
- a CDS encoding DUF1249 domain-containing protein: MVVNLLRERYRVDLVELQAVCEANYARLMRLLPEMRSEEKTRRVALSQGDRVLGVLALDVLEACPYTTTLLVRQEHSLPWLPVPQLEVRVYHDARMAEVVSAESTRRFRTIYPYPNAAMHQPDEKSQLNLFLGEWLSHCLACGHEPAPVF; this comes from the coding sequence GTGGTCGTGAACCTGTTGCGCGAGCGCTACCGGGTCGACCTGGTGGAGCTGCAGGCGGTCTGCGAGGCCAACTATGCGCGGCTGATGCGCCTGTTGCCGGAGATGCGCAGCGAGGAGAAAACTCGCCGGGTCGCCCTCAGTCAGGGCGACCGGGTACTGGGTGTGCTGGCGCTGGACGTGCTGGAGGCCTGCCCCTACACCACCACCCTGCTGGTGCGCCAGGAGCACAGCCTGCCCTGGCTGCCGGTGCCGCAGCTGGAGGTGCGGGTGTACCACGACGCGCGCATGGCCGAGGTGGTCAGCGCCGAGAGTACCCGGCGCTTTCGCACCATCTACCCCTACCCGAACGCCGCCATGCACCAGCCGGACGAGAAGAGCCAGCTCAACCTGTTCCTCGGTGAGTGGCTGAGCCACTGCCTGGCCTGCGGCCACGAGCCGGCACCGGTGTTCTGA
- the nudF gene encoding ADP-ribose diphosphatase — protein MQRDDVEIIEREACFRGFYQLDRLQLRHRKFDGGMGPQLSRELFVRHDAVCVLPYDPQRDTVVLIEQFRVGALDKSASPWLLELVAGLIDKDEEPEEVARREAVEEAGVTLGSLWPITQYYPSPGGSDERVHLFVGRCDSEGAGGVHGLAEEGEDIRVHVWPLEDALDALKDGRIDNAASIIALQWLALNRAEVRGLWS, from the coding sequence ATGCAGCGAGACGATGTTGAAATTATCGAGCGTGAGGCCTGTTTTCGCGGCTTCTACCAGCTCGATCGCTTGCAGCTGCGCCATCGCAAGTTCGATGGCGGCATGGGCCCGCAGCTCAGTCGCGAGCTGTTCGTGCGTCACGATGCGGTGTGTGTGCTGCCCTACGATCCGCAGCGCGACACCGTGGTGTTGATCGAACAGTTCCGCGTCGGCGCCCTGGACAAGAGCGCCAGTCCCTGGCTGCTGGAACTGGTCGCCGGGCTGATCGACAAGGACGAAGAACCGGAGGAGGTCGCGCGCCGCGAGGCGGTCGAGGAGGCGGGGGTGACCCTGGGCTCGCTCTGGCCGATCACCCAGTACTACCCGTCGCCCGGTGGCTCCGATGAGCGTGTGCATCTGTTTGTCGGTCGTTGCGACAGCGAGGGCGCCGGTGGCGTGCATGGGCTGGCCGAGGAGGGTGAGGACATTCGCGTGCATGTCTGGCCGCTGGAGGACGCTCTGGATGCGCTGAAGGACGGGCGTATAGACAACGCGGCGAGCATCATCGCCCTGCAATGGCTGGCGCTCAACCGCGCCGAGGTCAGGGGGTTGTGGTCGTGA
- the thiC gene encoding phosphomethylpyrimidine synthase ThiC, whose amino-acid sequence MSAQEKKNLSESAQVDQQSIQPFPRSQKIYVQGSRPDIRVPMREISLDVTPTDFGGEINAPVLVYDTSGPYTDPTVTIDVRQGLADVRSAWIEDRGDTELLDGLSSNFGQERLANPELTAMRFAHVRNPRRAKAGKNVSQMHYARQGIITPEMEYVAIRENLKLQEARAAGLLDQQHAGHSFGASIPKEITPEFVREEIARGRAIIPANINHVELEPMIIGRNFLVKINGNIGNSALGSSIEEEVAKLTWGIRWGSDTVMDLSTGKHIHETREWIIRNSPVPIGTVPIYQALEKVGGVAEDLTWELFRDTLIEQAEQGVDYFTIHAGVLLRYVPMTAKRVTGIVSRGGSIMAKWCLAHHQENFLYTHFEEICQIMKAYDVSFSLGDGLRPGSIADANDEAQFGELETLGELTKIAWKHDVQVMIEGPGHVPMQLIKENMDKQLECCDEAPFYTLGPLTTDIAPGYDHITSGIGAAMIGWFGCAMLCYVTPKEHLGLPNKDDVKTGIITYKIAAHAADLAKGHPGAQIRDNALSKARFEFRWEDQFNLGLDPDTARSYHDETLPKDSAKVAHFCSMCGPKFCSMKITQEVRVYAEEQRIAAIDLEVEQGMQAKAEEFKAQGAQLYHKV is encoded by the coding sequence ATGAGTGCACAAGAAAAGAAGAACCTGAGTGAGTCCGCCCAGGTCGACCAGCAGTCGATCCAGCCCTTCCCGCGGTCGCAGAAGATCTACGTGCAGGGCTCGCGCCCGGACATCCGCGTGCCGATGCGCGAGATCAGCCTGGACGTCACCCCGACCGACTTCGGCGGCGAGATCAACGCGCCGGTGCTGGTCTACGACACCTCCGGCCCCTACACCGACCCGACTGTGACCATCGACGTGCGCCAGGGCCTGGCCGACGTGCGCTCGGCCTGGATCGAGGACCGCGGCGACACCGAGCTGCTCGACGGCCTCAGCTCCAACTTCGGTCAGGAGCGCCTGGCCAACCCCGAACTGACCGCCATGCGCTTCGCCCACGTGCGCAACCCGCGCCGCGCCAAGGCCGGCAAGAACGTCAGCCAGATGCACTACGCGCGCCAGGGCATCATCACCCCGGAGATGGAATACGTCGCCATCCGCGAAAACCTGAAGCTGCAGGAGGCCCGCGCCGCCGGCCTGCTGGACCAGCAGCACGCAGGTCACAGCTTCGGCGCCAGCATTCCCAAGGAGATCACCCCGGAATTCGTCCGCGAGGAGATCGCCCGCGGTAGGGCGATTATTCCGGCGAACATCAACCACGTGGAGCTGGAGCCGATGATCATCGGCCGCAACTTCCTGGTGAAGATCAACGGCAACATCGGCAACTCGGCGCTGGGTTCCTCCATCGAGGAAGAAGTGGCCAAGCTGACCTGGGGCATTCGCTGGGGCTCGGACACCGTGATGGACCTGTCCACCGGCAAGCACATCCACGAGACCCGCGAGTGGATCATCCGCAACTCGCCGGTGCCGATCGGCACGGTGCCGATCTACCAGGCCCTGGAAAAGGTCGGCGGCGTCGCCGAGGACCTGACCTGGGAGCTGTTCCGTGACACCCTGATCGAGCAGGCCGAGCAGGGCGTGGACTACTTCACCATCCACGCCGGCGTGTTGCTGCGCTATGTGCCGATGACCGCCAAGCGGGTCACCGGCATCGTCAGCCGCGGCGGTTCGATCATGGCCAAGTGGTGCCTGGCGCACCACCAGGAGAACTTCCTCTACACCCACTTCGAGGAAATCTGCCAGATCATGAAGGCCTACGATGTCAGCTTCTCGCTGGGCGACGGCCTGCGTCCCGGCTCGATCGCCGACGCCAACGACGAGGCCCAGTTCGGTGAGCTGGAAACCCTCGGCGAGCTGACCAAGATTGCCTGGAAGCACGACGTCCAGGTGATGATCGAAGGCCCCGGCCACGTGCCGATGCAGCTGATCAAGGAGAACATGGACAAGCAGCTGGAATGCTGCGACGAGGCGCCGTTCTATACCCTCGGCCCGCTGACCACCGACATCGCCCCGGGTTACGACCACATCACCTCGGGCATCGGCGCGGCGATGATCGGTTGGTTCGGTTGCGCCATGCTCTGCTACGTTACCCCCAAGGAGCACCTGGGGTTGCCGAACAAGGATGACGTCAAGACCGGTATCATCACCTACAAGATTGCCGCTCATGCCGCCGACCTTGCCAAAGGCCATCCAGGCGCGCAGATTCGCGATAATGCCTTGAGCAAGGCGCGCTTCGAGTTCCGCTGGGAGGACCAGTTCAACCTGGGCTTGGACCCGGACACGGCGCGCAGCTACCACGACGAGACGCTGCCCAAGGACTCGGCCAAGGTGGCACACTTCTGCTCCATGTGCGGGCCGAAGTTCTGCTCGATGAAGATCACCCAGGAAGTGCGGGTCTATGCTGAGGAGCAACGCATCGCCGCCATCGACCTGGAAGTCGAGCAGGGCATGCAGGCCAAGGCCGAGGAGTTCAAGGCGCAAGGTGCGCAGCTCTATCACAAGGTGTGA
- a CDS encoding TolC family outer membrane protein, translating into MLRRLSLALAVASASAGLAWAEQAPLSAKTDLITVYQEAAANNADLAAARADYQARREVVPQARAGLLPNLSAGANLSDARTEIDSPANTSTRSGTVYQANLSQPLFRADRWFQLQAAEASSEQAALELSAVEQSLILQSAETYFAVLRAQDTLASTKAEEAAFKRQLDQANERFDVGLSDKTDVLEAQAGFDTARANRIIAQRQVEDAFQALITLTNREHGALEGIEHSLPILAPTPNDAKAWVDTAAAQNLNLQASNYAVNAAEETLRQRKSGHAPTLDAVASYQQGDNDSLGFSNSSASAATFSGDVEQRSIGLQLNIPLYSGGLTSSQVREAYQRLTQSEQLREGLRRQVVQDTRNLHRAVNTDVETVQARKQSIISNQSAVEATEIGYQVGTRNIVDVLNAQRQLYSSVRTYNDARYDYILNNLRLKQAAGTLSPADLEALGNFLKPDYDPDQDFLPPDLAKAAEAQLRSNPDY; encoded by the coding sequence ATGCTGCGCAGACTCTCCCTGGCTCTTGCCGTGGCCTCCGCCTCCGCCGGATTGGCCTGGGCCGAACAGGCCCCGCTGTCCGCCAAGACCGACCTGATCACGGTCTATCAGGAAGCCGCCGCCAACAATGCCGACCTGGCGGCCGCCCGCGCCGATTACCAGGCCCGCCGCGAAGTGGTGCCCCAGGCCCGCGCCGGCCTGCTGCCTAACCTGTCGGCCGGGGCCAACCTGAGCGACGCCCGCACCGAGATCGACTCACCGGCCAACACCAGCACGCGCAGCGGTACGGTGTACCAGGCCAACCTCAGCCAGCCGCTGTTCCGCGCCGACCGCTGGTTCCAGCTGCAGGCCGCCGAAGCGAGCAGCGAGCAGGCCGCCCTGGAGCTGTCCGCTGTCGAGCAAAGCCTGATCCTGCAGAGCGCCGAGACCTACTTCGCCGTGCTGCGCGCCCAGGACACCCTGGCCTCGACCAAGGCCGAAGAGGCCGCCTTCAAGCGCCAGCTCGACCAGGCCAACGAACGCTTCGACGTCGGCCTGTCGGACAAGACCGACGTGCTCGAAGCCCAGGCCGGCTTCGACACCGCACGAGCCAACCGGATCATCGCCCAGCGCCAGGTCGAGGACGCCTTCCAGGCGCTGATAACCCTGACCAACCGTGAGCACGGCGCTCTCGAGGGCATCGAACACAGCCTGCCGATCCTCGCGCCGACGCCCAACGACGCCAAGGCCTGGGTCGACACCGCGGCCGCGCAGAACCTCAATCTGCAGGCCAGCAACTACGCGGTCAACGCCGCCGAAGAGACGCTGCGTCAGCGCAAGTCGGGGCATGCGCCGACCCTAGATGCGGTGGCCAGCTACCAGCAGGGCGACAACGACAGCCTCGGCTTCAGCAACAGCAGCGCCAGCGCCGCCACCTTCAGCGGCGACGTCGAGCAGCGCTCGATCGGCCTGCAGCTGAACATCCCGCTGTACAGCGGCGGCCTGACCAGCTCCCAGGTACGCGAGGCCTACCAGCGCCTGACCCAGAGCGAGCAGTTGCGCGAGGGCCTGCGCCGCCAGGTGGTACAGGACACCCGCAACCTGCACCGCGCGGTCAATACCGACGTGGAGACCGTACAGGCGCGCAAGCAGTCGATCATTTCCAACCAGAGCGCCGTGGAAGCCACCGAAATCGGCTACCAGGTCGGCACCCGCAACATCGTCGACGTGCTCAACGCCCAGCGTCAGCTGTACAGCTCGGTGCGCACCTACAACGACGCGCGCTACGACTACATCCTCAACAACCTGCGTCTCAAGCAGGCCGCCGGCACCTTGAGCCCGGCCGACCTCGAGGCCCTGGGCAATTTCCTCAAGCCGGACTACGACCCGGACCAGGACTTCCTCCCGCCGGACCTGGCCAAGGCCGCCGAAGCGCAGCTGCGCAGCAATCCGGATTACTGA
- the waaA gene encoding lipid IV(A) 3-deoxy-D-manno-octulosonic acid transferase: MNRTLYSLLFHLGLPLVGLRLAYRAWRAPAYAKRIGERFAFGLPALAPGGIWVHAVSVGESIAAAPLIRELLARYPQLPVTVTCMTPTGSERIRALFAAPEYAGRVQHCYLPYDLPWAAARFLERLRPRLALIMETELWPNHIHQCARRGIPVVLANARLSERSARGYARFAKLTAPMLAELSLIAVQTATEAARFRSLGARAECVEVTGSIKYDLHIDPALTARAAELRAQWGAQRRPLWIAASTHAGEDEIVLAAHRQLLVRQPDALLILVPRHPERFSAVFELCRRQGFAARRRSAGEAPAAADQVLLGDTMGELLFLYALADCSFVGGSLVANGGHNLLEPAALGKPVLSGPHLFNFLEIAAQLREAGALGEVADAQQLAAMVADLWQQPQRAARMREAGLAVMQANQGALQRLLDGVGRLLD, encoded by the coding sequence ATGAATCGTACCCTCTATAGCCTGCTGTTCCATCTCGGCCTGCCCCTGGTCGGCCTGCGTCTCGCCTATCGCGCCTGGCGGGCACCGGCCTATGCCAAGCGCATCGGCGAGCGTTTCGCCTTCGGCCTGCCGGCGCTCGCGCCCGGCGGCATCTGGGTGCACGCCGTCTCGGTGGGCGAGAGCATCGCCGCCGCGCCGCTGATCCGCGAACTGCTGGCGCGCTACCCGCAGCTGCCGGTTACCGTCACCTGCATGACCCCGACCGGTTCGGAGCGAATCCGCGCGCTGTTCGCCGCGCCCGAGTACGCCGGCCGGGTGCAGCATTGCTACCTGCCCTATGACCTGCCCTGGGCCGCCGCGCGCTTTCTCGAGCGGCTGCGCCCGCGCCTGGCGCTGATCATGGAAACCGAGCTGTGGCCCAACCATATTCATCAGTGCGCCCGTCGCGGCATTCCGGTTGTCCTGGCCAATGCGCGGTTGTCCGAGCGCTCGGCCCGCGGTTATGCCCGTTTCGCCAAGTTGACCGCGCCGATGCTCGCCGAGCTGAGCCTGATCGCGGTACAGACCGCCACCGAGGCCGCGCGCTTCCGGAGCCTGGGCGCGCGCGCTGAGTGCGTCGAGGTGACCGGCTCGATCAAGTACGACCTGCACATCGACCCGGCGCTTACCGCGCGGGCCGCTGAACTGCGTGCGCAGTGGGGCGCGCAGCGACGGCCGCTGTGGATCGCCGCCAGCACCCATGCCGGCGAGGACGAGATCGTCCTGGCCGCCCACCGCCAGCTGCTGGTCCGGCAGCCGGACGCGCTGCTGATCCTGGTGCCGCGTCACCCCGAACGCTTCTCCGCGGTGTTCGAACTGTGCCGCCGCCAGGGTTTTGCCGCCCGGCGCCGTTCGGCTGGCGAGGCACCGGCGGCGGCCGACCAGGTGCTGCTTGGCGACACCATGGGTGAGTTGCTGTTTCTCTATGCCCTGGCCGACTGCTCCTTCGTCGGCGGCAGCCTGGTGGCCAACGGCGGGCACAACCTGCTGGAGCCGGCGGCCCTGGGCAAGCCGGTGCTCAGCGGTCCGCACCTGTTCAATTTCCTCGAGATCGCCGCCCAGCTGCGCGAGGCCGGGGCGCTTGGCGAAGTCGCGGATGCCCAGCAGCTGGCCGCCATGGTGGCCGACTTGTGGCAACAGCCGCAGCGGGCGGCGCGGATGCGCGAGGCCGGGCTGGCGGTGATGCAGGCCAATCAGGGGGCGCTGCAGCGCCTGCTCGACGGGGTCGGGCGCCTGCTCGACTAG
- a CDS encoding LysR family transcriptional regulator, producing the protein MQWNLEQVRLFVSVAEGRSFSAVARQMNRAQSAVSTAIAQLEVDLGVTLFTRSSGRQPQLTAAGATLLEEAREVLRQCERLEGRAQGLARGEEALLRLAQEEAMPYSLVLDSLEALARQFPQLEVQVASAAQGEVARKLLERRADLGVLFHHERMPEALERQRLGAIDMVTVCGVGHPLAACAYVDRRELARHRQLLMAPQDSRYPGGEQISPQVWRADSFYAMAELLTRNLGWAWLPRHVAQYPTYLGKLVELRSDWTPPPLVVELVCRRDEALGPAALWLADCLAEHLLAIG; encoded by the coding sequence GTGCAGTGGAATCTTGAGCAGGTCCGCCTCTTCGTCAGTGTGGCCGAGGGCCGATCCTTTTCCGCCGTGGCGCGGCAGATGAATAGGGCGCAGTCGGCGGTCAGCACCGCGATTGCCCAGTTGGAGGTCGATCTGGGCGTGACGCTGTTCACCCGCAGCAGCGGTCGTCAGCCGCAGCTGACGGCGGCCGGCGCCACCCTGCTCGAAGAGGCGCGCGAGGTCTTGCGCCAGTGCGAGCGCCTGGAGGGCCGTGCGCAAGGACTCGCCCGCGGCGAGGAGGCCCTGCTGCGCCTGGCCCAGGAGGAGGCAATGCCCTATTCCCTGGTGCTCGACAGTCTGGAGGCGCTGGCCCGGCAGTTTCCGCAGCTCGAGGTGCAGGTCGCCAGCGCCGCCCAGGGCGAGGTGGCGCGCAAGCTGCTGGAGCGCCGGGCCGACCTCGGCGTGCTGTTTCACCACGAGCGTATGCCCGAAGCCCTGGAGCGCCAGCGCCTCGGCGCCATCGACATGGTCACGGTGTGCGGGGTCGGTCATCCGTTGGCCGCGTGCGCCTACGTTGACCGCCGCGAACTGGCGCGCCACCGGCAGCTGCTGATGGCGCCCCAGGACAGCCGTTACCCCGGTGGCGAGCAGATCAGCCCGCAGGTCTGGCGCGCCGACAGCTTCTATGCCATGGCCGAACTGCTGACGCGCAACCTGGGCTGGGCCTGGTTGCCGCGGCATGTGGCGCAGTACCCGACCTATCTCGGCAAACTGGTGGAGTTGCGCAGCGACTGGACGCCACCGCCGCTGGTGGTGGAGCTGGTCTGTCGGCGTGACGAGGCGCTGGGCCCGGCGGCCTTGTGGCTGGCCGATTGCCTGGCCGAACACCTGCTGGCCATTGGCTGA
- a CDS encoding DMT family transporter, with product MTGYLYLAIAISAEVVATASMKALDGFNRPLPLLLVVGGYLLSFWMLSLVVKTIPVGVAYAVWAGLGIVLVSVAAAFLYQQRLDLPALIGMGLIVAGVVVIQLFSQSVGH from the coding sequence ATGACCGGCTATCTCTACCTCGCCATCGCGATTTCCGCCGAAGTCGTCGCCACCGCATCGATGAAGGCGCTGGACGGTTTCAACCGGCCCCTGCCCCTGCTGCTGGTGGTGGGCGGCTACCTATTGTCCTTCTGGATGCTCAGCCTGGTGGTCAAGACCATCCCGGTCGGCGTCGCCTACGCGGTCTGGGCCGGCCTGGGCATCGTCCTGGTGAGCGTCGCCGCCGCCTTCCTCTACCAGCAGCGCCTGGACCTGCCGGCGCTGATCGGCATGGGCCTGATCGTCGCCGGCGTGGTGGTGATCCAGCTGTTCTCGCAAAGCGTCGGCCACTGA
- a CDS encoding NAD(P)/FAD-dependent oxidoreductase: protein MPQALSTDILIVGGGIAGLWLNARLRRQGFATLLLENASLGGGQSVKSQGIIHGGAKYALHGALSGASEAIADMPRRWREALAGSGELDLSGVRLLSEAHYLWSPGSLAGNLTSFFASKAVRGRVDQVKGEQLPPALQHPKFKGKVYRLAELVLDVPSLIARLAELAGDGLLAAERIEPLREQGALVGLRVDGREIRAQRIVLSAGGGNAELLAALELKQPAQQLRPLHMVLVKGPTLKPLYAHCLGGGPKPRVTVTSHPAADGQWVWYLGGDLAEADGVARDAATQIKAAQKELGDLLPWVDLGSAQWATLRVERAEPAQSGLVRPDNAFLAEQQRLLVGWPTKLALAPDFADRVLATLARDGIRPAAHPPLPDLPRPAIARPAWEELF from the coding sequence ATGCCCCAAGCTCTGAGTACGGACATTCTGATCGTCGGCGGCGGTATCGCCGGCCTCTGGCTGAATGCGCGCTTGCGCCGCCAGGGCTTCGCCACCCTGCTGCTGGAAAACGCCAGCCTGGGCGGCGGGCAGAGCGTCAAATCCCAGGGAATCATCCACGGTGGCGCCAAGTACGCCCTGCACGGCGCCCTGAGCGGCGCCTCGGAAGCCATCGCCGACATGCCGCGGCGCTGGCGCGAGGCCTTGGCCGGCAGCGGCGAGCTGGACCTCTCCGGCGTGCGCCTGCTGTCCGAGGCCCATTACCTGTGGTCGCCCGGCAGCCTGGCCGGCAACCTGACCAGCTTCTTCGCCAGCAAGGCGGTGCGCGGCCGGGTCGACCAGGTCAAGGGCGAGCAATTGCCGCCGGCACTGCAACACCCCAAGTTCAAGGGCAAGGTCTACCGCCTGGCCGAACTGGTGCTCGACGTGCCCAGCCTCATTGCCCGCCTGGCCGAACTGGCCGGCGATGGCCTGCTGGCGGCCGAGCGCATCGAACCGCTGCGCGAACAGGGCGCGCTGGTCGGCCTGCGCGTCGACGGCCGGGAAATCCGCGCCCAACGCATCGTCCTCAGCGCCGGGGGCGGCAACGCGGAACTGCTGGCGGCACTCGAGCTCAAGCAACCGGCCCAGCAACTGCGCCCCCTGCATATGGTGCTGGTCAAGGGGCCGACCCTGAAGCCGCTGTATGCCCACTGCCTGGGCGGCGGACCGAAGCCGCGGGTGACCGTCACCAGCCACCCGGCGGCAGACGGCCAGTGGGTCTGGTACCTGGGCGGTGACCTGGCCGAGGCCGACGGCGTGGCCCGCGACGCCGCCACGCAGATCAAGGCGGCGCAGAAGGAGCTGGGCGACCTGCTGCCTTGGGTCGACCTGGGCAGCGCCCAGTGGGCCACCCTGCGGGTCGAGCGCGCCGAGCCGGCGCAGTCCGGCCTGGTGCGTCCGGACAACGCCTTTCTCGCCGAACAGCAGCGCCTGCTGGTCGGCTGGCCGACTAAACTGGCCTTAGCCCCGGACTTCGCCGACCGCGTGCTGGCGACACTGGCGCGCGACGGCATCCGCCCCGCGGCGCATCCGCCACTGCCCGATCTGCCACGCCCGGCCATCGCCCGCCCCGCCTGGGAGGAATTGTTCTAA
- a CDS encoding aldo/keto reductase: MHTLHNLHRPLGATELLVSPLGLGTVKLGRDQGVKYPSGFRIPDDAAARELLAQAHELGINLIDTAPAYGTSEARLGPLLRGQREQWVIVSKVGEEFEHGQSRFDFSPAHTRLSVERSLKRLETDFIDLLLVHSDGNDVAILQGSGIYETLAELKREGKIRAFGLSGKTIEGGLLALEQGDCAMVTYNLNEQAEVPVLDYAELHGKGILVKKALASGHACLQPGEDPVRASFELIFGHPAVSSAIIGTINPQHLAHNVATAAAVIQDIA, encoded by the coding sequence ATGCACACCCTGCACAATCTCCACCGCCCGCTGGGGGCGACCGAGCTGCTGGTCTCGCCGCTGGGCCTGGGCACCGTCAAACTGGGCCGCGACCAGGGGGTGAAGTACCCCAGCGGTTTCCGCATCCCGGACGATGCGGCGGCGCGCGAGCTCCTGGCCCAGGCCCATGAGCTGGGCATCAACCTGATCGACACGGCCCCCGCCTACGGCACCAGCGAGGCGCGCCTCGGCCCGCTGCTGCGCGGCCAGCGCGAGCAGTGGGTGATCGTCAGCAAGGTCGGCGAGGAGTTCGAGCACGGCCAGTCGCGCTTCGACTTCTCGCCGGCGCACACGCGCCTTTCCGTGGAGCGCAGCCTCAAGCGCCTGGAGACCGACTTCATCGACCTGCTGCTGGTGCACTCGGACGGCAACGACGTCGCCATCCTCCAGGGCAGCGGCATCTACGAGACCCTCGCCGAGCTCAAGCGCGAGGGCAAGATCCGCGCCTTCGGCCTGTCCGGCAAGACCATCGAGGGCGGCCTGCTGGCACTCGAGCAGGGCGACTGCGCGATGGTCACCTACAACCTCAACGAGCAGGCCGAGGTGCCAGTGCTGGACTACGCCGAGCTGCACGGCAAGGGCATCCTGGTGAAGAAGGCCCTGGCCAGCGGCCACGCCTGCCTGCAGCCGGGCGAGGACCCGGTGCGCGCCAGCTTCGAGCTGATCTTCGGCCACCCGGCGGTCAGCAGCGCGATCATCGGCACCATCAACCCGCAGCACCTGGCCCATAATGTCGCGACGGCCGCAGCGGTGATCCAGGACATCGCCTGA
- a CDS encoding metal ABC transporter ATPase, with protein sequence MARTLIRKNPSVFKTLPLFVEAGPDRLSYQGIGQPLNFTQMLARRQAISLGDSQRFAVELANLGVSVRLTLSWQGREYWLLVRQRRLDRGDVVLKLISGYVPTHELNLPLHTAIQEVAEECLVETPEGWLYGRFGDTWLPAPYERALHYREAAHFRLSPLSGAARPVQCGNLTLLERPRAYVHLPTASLQLVYDLCLELPKEARSPSLFHVDEHLEDGQLVARLDRMRPDLYLIPLHNGKPSAELLTLREGKLEAASTRGLWLAESFAPQDGWLVREERIRWKDWLKLQGLTASTSNGGRATGQPPTPPLGMDAAGST encoded by the coding sequence ATGGCCCGCACCCTGATCCGCAAGAACCCCAGCGTGTTCAAGACCCTGCCACTGTTCGTCGAAGCGGGTCCGGACAGGCTGAGCTACCAGGGCATCGGCCAGCCGCTCAACTTCACCCAGATGCTGGCGCGACGTCAGGCGATCAGCCTCGGCGACAGCCAGCGCTTCGCCGTGGAACTGGCCAACCTGGGGGTGTCGGTGCGCCTGACCCTCAGCTGGCAAGGCCGCGAATACTGGCTGCTGGTGCGCCAACGGCGCCTCGACCGCGGCGACGTGGTGCTCAAGCTGATCTCCGGCTACGTGCCCACCCACGAGCTGAACCTGCCGCTGCACACCGCGATCCAGGAAGTCGCCGAGGAATGCCTGGTGGAGACGCCGGAAGGCTGGCTGTATGGCCGCTTTGGCGACACCTGGCTGCCGGCACCCTACGAGCGCGCCCTGCATTACCGCGAGGCCGCGCACTTTCGCCTCAGCCCGCTGTCCGGCGCGGCGCGCCCGGTGCAGTGCGGAAACCTGACCCTGCTCGAGCGCCCGCGCGCCTACGTGCACCTGCCGACCGCCTCCCTGCAGCTGGTCTACGACCTGTGCCTGGAGCTGCCGAAAGAGGCCAGGTCCCCCAGCCTGTTTCACGTCGACGAGCACCTGGAGGATGGCCAGCTGGTCGCCCGCCTCGACCGCATGCGCCCCGACCTGTACCTGATACCCCTGCACAACGGCAAACCGAGCGCCGAACTGCTGACCCTCAGGGAGGGCAAGTTGGAAGCCGCCAGCACCCGGGGCCTGTGGCTGGCGGAGAGCTTTGCGCCACAGGACGGCTGGCTGGTGCGTGAAGAACGCATTCGCTGGAAGGACTGGCTGAAGCTCCAGGGCCTCACAGCCTCGACGAGCAATGGCGGCAGGGCAACCGGCCAACCGCCAACGCCGCCGCTCGGGATGGACGCCGCCGGCTCCACCTGA